One Gemmatimonadota bacterium genomic region harbors:
- a CDS encoding DUF4188 domain-containing protein, with amino-acid sequence MSQIFPQRMTADIDGDFVVFLIGMRVNRWWKPHKWIPVMMAMPRMLKELRGDPSSGFLGAIFGPGVIVQYWRSFDDLERYARSHDHQHWPAWVAFNRTVRTASGDVGIWHETYMVKAGQYEAVYGAMPRIGLATAGRHVSVTEARDSARQRVATAAGDSV; translated from the coding sequence ATGTCTCAGATCTTTCCGCAGCGGATGACCGCCGACATCGACGGCGACTTTGTCGTCTTCCTGATTGGCATGCGGGTCAACCGATGGTGGAAGCCCCACAAGTGGATCCCGGTGATGATGGCGATGCCGCGCATGCTCAAGGAACTGCGCGGCGACCCGTCGTCCGGCTTCCTGGGGGCCATCTTCGGCCCCGGGGTGATTGTGCAGTACTGGCGGTCCTTCGATGACCTTGAGCGATACGCTCGCTCGCATGACCACCAGCACTGGCCCGCCTGGGTGGCGTTCAACCGGACGGTACGCACCGCGAGCGGCGACGTGGGCATCTGGCACGAGACCTACATGGTGAAAGCAGGGCAGTACGAAGCCGTGTACGGCGCCATGCCCCGGATCGGCCTGGCCACGGCCGGACGTCATGTGTCCGTGACCGAGGCGCGGGACAGTGCGCGCCAGCGGGTCGCGACGGCCGCCGGAGACTCGGTGTGA
- a CDS encoding LLM class flavin-dependent oxidoreductase yields the protein MELGIYTFAENSRDPATGTSINAEQRLRNLMEEIELADQAGLDVFGIGEHHRPDFVVSTPAIVLAAAAVRTKRIRLTSAVTVLSSDDPVRVFQEFATVDLLSGGRAEIMAGRGSFIESYPLFGYDLNDYDALFAEKLGLLLELRKATQVTWRGRHRAPITNRGVYPRPVQDPLPVWIAVGGTPESVVRAGTLGLPLAVAIIGGAPERFADLVALYRQAGREAGHDASTLKVSINSHGYVAPSSREAADDAWPPYLDAMGRIGRERGWPPPTRQRFEAERSPRGALLVGDPQEVIDKILFEHELFRMDRFLMQFSVGSMPHAKMLRTIELYATVVAPAVRKALGRSA from the coding sequence GTGGAACTTGGGATCTACACGTTCGCCGAGAACTCGCGCGACCCGGCGACCGGCACCTCGATCAATGCGGAGCAACGCCTGCGAAACCTGATGGAGGAGATCGAGCTCGCCGACCAAGCGGGGCTCGACGTCTTCGGGATTGGTGAACATCACCGGCCGGACTTCGTGGTCTCGACGCCGGCCATCGTACTGGCGGCGGCCGCGGTGCGTACGAAACGGATCCGACTGACCAGTGCTGTCACGGTCCTGAGCTCGGACGATCCGGTCCGAGTGTTCCAGGAGTTCGCGACGGTGGACCTGCTCTCCGGAGGCCGTGCGGAGATCATGGCCGGCCGGGGTTCGTTCATCGAGTCGTACCCGCTGTTTGGTTACGACCTCAACGACTACGATGCCCTGTTCGCCGAGAAGCTTGGACTGTTGCTGGAGCTGCGCAAGGCGACGCAGGTGACGTGGCGGGGCAGGCACCGGGCCCCGATTACCAATCGCGGTGTGTACCCGCGGCCCGTGCAGGATCCGCTCCCGGTGTGGATTGCCGTTGGCGGAACGCCGGAATCGGTGGTGCGCGCGGGAACGCTTGGGCTGCCGCTGGCCGTGGCGATCATCGGCGGGGCGCCTGAACGCTTTGCGGACCTCGTGGCGCTGTATCGGCAGGCGGGGCGCGAGGCGGGCCACGACGCATCGACCCTCAAGGTGAGCATCAATTCCCACGGCTACGTCGCGCCGTCTTCCCGCGAGGCCGCAGACGACGCCTGGCCGCCCTACCTGGATGCCATGGGGCGGATTGGTCGCGAGCGGGGCTGGCCGCCGCCGACTCGGCAGCGGTTCGAGGCCGAGCGCTCACCCCGGGGGGCCCTGCTGGTCGGCGATCCGCAGGAAGTGATCGACAAGATCCTGTTCGAGCACGAGCTGTTTCGCATGGACCGCTTCCTGATGCAGTTCAGCGTGGGGTCGATGCCTCACGCCAAGATGTTGCGGACCATCGAGCTCTACGCCACGGTGGTGGCGCCGGCCGTGCGGAAGGCGCTGGGTCGCAGCGCCTAA
- a CDS encoding PDZ domain-containing protein encodes MSPRRVLPAVAALAVAGFGVPAPVWAQADSLRVTVIRASTPFEQQVERLARLLVGQQQRVMVLTGTRQQLQQSLRSTTVPEVQRGQVLARLRLVENELSSLDVSRGSLRRQLEELCARTQMAEGWLGIAFNGDYTMDATPDGVLMAVRRPPEVETVEPGSPAEKAGLRRGDLLLSLGGRELSDAVIALHELLRPGTRVPVRFKRGTDTRTVTVLIEPRPADFRPSCGWEDDLIARALAPSSNTVTFVVTTPDGRRTAAGQNPFTISSGSEEPAPVATMRPSQGPSGFTFIAGSSARLLAGTQLVPVNEGIATLTGVERGVFVAEVARRSLGAQAGLVAGDVIVSVDGRPIASPATLVQLMERSASRELKLQVVRQKKGETLTLKW; translated from the coding sequence ATGTCCCCCAGGCGGGTGCTCCCCGCGGTGGCGGCGCTGGCGGTGGCTGGGTTCGGCGTCCCCGCGCCGGTGTGGGCACAGGCGGACTCCCTGCGCGTGACCGTCATTCGCGCCTCGACGCCCTTTGAACAGCAGGTCGAGCGGCTCGCGCGTCTCCTCGTGGGCCAGCAGCAGCGCGTGATGGTCCTCACGGGCACCCGGCAGCAGCTGCAGCAGTCCTTGCGATCCACCACGGTGCCGGAGGTGCAACGGGGGCAGGTGCTGGCGCGCTTGCGGCTGGTGGAGAACGAACTGTCGTCCCTGGATGTCTCGCGCGGGTCGCTGCGCCGACAGCTGGAAGAACTCTGTGCGCGAACGCAGATGGCCGAAGGGTGGCTTGGCATCGCCTTCAACGGCGACTACACCATGGACGCCACGCCGGACGGGGTATTGATGGCCGTGCGTCGGCCGCCGGAGGTGGAGACCGTGGAGCCGGGTTCTCCGGCCGAAAAGGCCGGGCTGCGCCGCGGCGACCTGCTCTTGTCGTTAGGCGGGCGAGAGTTGTCCGACGCCGTCATCGCCCTGCACGAGCTGTTGCGCCCCGGGACACGCGTGCCCGTGCGGTTCAAGCGCGGGACCGACACCCGCACCGTGACGGTGCTGATTGAACCTCGCCCGGCCGACTTTCGGCCCAGTTGTGGTTGGGAAGACGACCTGATCGCGCGCGCGCTGGCGCCCAGCAGCAACACGGTGACCTTTGTGGTCACGACGCCGGATGGCCGACGGACCGCTGCGGGCCAGAATCCGTTCACGATTTCTTCGGGCAGCGAGGAGCCTGCCCCGGTGGCCACCATGCGGCCGTCGCAGGGCCCCTCGGGGTTCACCTTCATCGCGGGGTCCTCCGCTCGGTTGCTGGCCGGGACCCAGCTCGTTCCAGTGAACGAAGGCATCGCCACGCTGACTGGCGTGGAACGCGGGGTGTTTGTCGCCGAAGTCGCGCGTCGTTCGCTGGGGGCCCAGGCAGGGTTGGTCGCGGGTGACGTGATCGTCTCGGTGGACGGCCGTCCCATCGCATCACCGGCCACGCTCGTGCAGCTGATGGAACGCTCCGCCTCGCGCGAGTTGAAGCTGCAGGTCGTGCGTCAGAAGAAGGGTGAGACGCTGACCTTGAAGTGGTAG
- a CDS encoding alpha/beta fold hydrolase, protein MSAEESARQRFTAFRRSLPRTPRLTAQRVVTRGLTFAVYHTEPRPDRVPLLCVNGGLLYDHKLLWPALSPLAQQRQLFFFDQRGRGGSQPPPGVHAAKIEHDAGDVAALRQAIGFHQWDVLGHSWGGGIAMLAAEQDRTGVRRLILVNSVGPTSSWLDGLHDRALERLSPADRVVLHRLDPTTLHVADPAIHSAYSRAIYPAWFGDADLAQLFAPPRSESRTGAAVVSRLRREGYDWRSLVRAVHSEALVIHGESDLLPPAVARELVSLLPKSCLALIPGSGHMPFWEAPKPFFESVEQFLS, encoded by the coding sequence GTGAGCGCGGAGGAATCGGCGCGCCAGCGGTTCACCGCCTTTCGGCGTTCCCTCCCCCGCACCCCGCGACTCACGGCCCAGCGTGTCGTGACCCGCGGGCTGACCTTCGCCGTGTATCACACGGAGCCCAGGCCGGATCGTGTTCCGCTGCTGTGTGTGAACGGCGGGCTCCTCTACGATCACAAGCTCCTCTGGCCGGCGCTCTCGCCCCTCGCCCAACAGCGCCAACTTTTCTTCTTTGATCAGCGGGGGCGCGGCGGGTCGCAGCCCCCGCCCGGCGTGCATGCCGCGAAGATCGAGCACGACGCCGGGGACGTTGCCGCGTTGCGGCAGGCCATTGGCTTTCACCAATGGGACGTCCTGGGACACTCGTGGGGGGGCGGGATTGCCATGCTCGCCGCCGAGCAGGACCGCACCGGGGTGCGGCGCCTCATCCTGGTGAATTCGGTTGGACCAACCTCATCCTGGCTCGACGGACTTCATGACCGGGCGCTCGAACGGCTGTCGCCTGCAGACCGCGTGGTGTTGCACCGACTCGACCCCACGACGTTGCATGTGGCGGACCCGGCCATTCATTCGGCCTACTCTCGTGCGATTTACCCCGCCTGGTTTGGTGACGCAGATCTCGCGCAACTCTTTGCCCCGCCACGATCTGAGAGCCGAACCGGAGCCGCCGTGGTGTCACGCCTGAGGCGGGAAGGGTACGATTGGCGGTCGCTGGTCCGTGCCGTGCATTCCGAAGCCCTCGTCATCCACGGAGAGAGTGACCTCCTCCCCCCGGCCGTTGCCCGGGAACTGGTCAGCTTGCTCCCGAAGTCCTGCCTCGCGTTGATTCCCGGCTCGGGCCACATGCCCTTCTGGGAGGCACCGAAGCCCTTCTTCGAGTCCGTGGAGCAGTTCCTCTCGTAG
- a CDS encoding sigma-70 family RNA polymerase sigma factor, whose protein sequence is MATDQQLIQRAVDGDEQAMRRLWSQHAPHIDAVVRRLVGDPETAADIAQEVWIQIFRALPSYRGESQFGTWAHRIAVNRTLNALRRTRRLEKLETGIEEDTAAVEQTVEGTLVMESIQEATARLSPGARTVFVMHDVEGYTHEEIARELGITAGGSKSQLFKARARLRRMLGHLVEGLSSRDHEQAAPGY, encoded by the coding sequence ATGGCCACCGACCAGCAACTCATCCAACGCGCCGTCGACGGCGATGAACAGGCCATGCGTCGTCTGTGGTCGCAGCATGCGCCCCATATCGACGCGGTGGTGCGACGCCTGGTTGGGGACCCGGAGACGGCGGCGGACATCGCCCAGGAAGTGTGGATCCAGATCTTCCGGGCGTTGCCGTCCTATCGCGGGGAGTCGCAGTTTGGCACGTGGGCCCACCGCATCGCGGTGAACCGCACGTTGAATGCGCTGCGGCGGACGCGGCGGCTGGAGAAATTGGAAACGGGGATTGAGGAGGACACGGCGGCGGTCGAGCAGACGGTGGAGGGGACCCTGGTGATGGAGAGCATCCAGGAGGCCACTGCGAGGTTGTCACCGGGGGCGCGGACCGTGTTCGTCATGCACGACGTTGAGGGGTACACACACGAGGAGATTGCCAGGGAGCTGGGGATCACGGCCGGCGGATCGAAGTCGCAGTTGTTCAAGGCACGCGCGCGCTTGCGTCGCATGCTCGGCCACCTGGTAGAAGGACTTTCGTCGAGGGACCATGAGCAAGCTGCACCCGGATATTGA
- a CDS encoding matrixin family metalloprotease yields the protein MKRLDLLVTCTLAALAAFVGSQVLETRQLHAARTQNGEPVVSDSGEGVVEEGAGVAARSYRYSPEAEDARRRIELASTSTYIGEVLLAHDSSLARWAERRNDPLRIWIQPVARFEHWSPTLLPLVRDAFLEWGESGIPINFTFVLDSASANVHVTWVDRFREPISGKTLWTHDENWYILQANVMLAVHHQGGEPLDRAATKAIALHEVGHMLGLDHTRDTTSIMAPRVRVKELSGADRATAQLLYSLIPGKLGGRR from the coding sequence ATGAAGCGACTCGATCTCCTGGTGACCTGCACGCTGGCCGCGCTGGCGGCTTTCGTTGGATCTCAGGTCCTCGAGACCCGGCAGCTCCACGCCGCGCGCACACAGAACGGCGAGCCGGTGGTGTCGGACTCAGGCGAGGGCGTCGTCGAGGAAGGAGCCGGGGTGGCGGCGCGCTCCTATCGATACTCTCCGGAAGCCGAGGATGCGCGGCGCCGGATCGAATTGGCCTCGACGAGCACCTACATCGGTGAAGTCCTGCTGGCCCACGACTCGTCACTGGCGCGCTGGGCCGAACGCCGGAATGACCCGCTGCGCATCTGGATCCAGCCGGTCGCGCGTTTCGAACATTGGTCACCCACCCTCCTGCCTCTGGTGCGCGACGCTTTCCTCGAATGGGGCGAGTCTGGCATCCCGATCAACTTCACTTTCGTGCTCGACTCCGCGTCGGCCAACGTGCACGTCACCTGGGTGGATCGCTTTCGGGAACCGATCAGCGGCAAGACGCTGTGGACGCACGACGAGAACTGGTACATCCTGCAGGCGAACGTGATGCTGGCGGTCCACCACCAGGGTGGCGAGCCCCTCGACCGCGCCGCGACCAAGGCGATCGCCCTCCACGAGGTGGGCCACATGCTCGGCCTCGACCATACGCGGGACACCACGAGCATCATGGCGCCGCGCGTGCGTGTGAAGGAACTGAGTGGCGCAGACCGCGCGACGGCGCAGCTGCTCTACTCCCTGATCCCCGGCAAGCTCGGCGGACGTCGTTAG